One genomic region from Henningerozyma blattae CBS 6284 chromosome 2, complete genome encodes:
- the RPL20B gene encoding 60S ribosomal protein eL20 (similar to Saccharomyces cerevisiae RPL20A (YMR242C) and RPL20B (YOR312C); ancestral locus Anc_8.789) has product MAHLKEYQVIGRRLPTESVPQPKLFRMRIFAPNEVVAKSRYWYFLQKLHKVKKASGEVVTVNQIHESHPTKVKNFGIWVRYDSRSGTHNMYKEVRDVSRVAAVETLYQDMAARHRTRFRSIHILKVAEIEKTADVKRPYVKQFLTKDLKFPLPHRVQKSTKTFSYKRPSTFY; this is encoded by the exons A tGGCTCACTTGAAAGAATACCAAGTTATTGGCCGTCGTTTGCCAACTGAATCCGTTCCACAACCAAAGTTGTTCAGAATGAGAATCTTTGCTCCAAACGAAGTTGTTGCTAAGTCTCGTTACTGGTACTTTTTGCAAAAATTGCACAAGGTCAAGAAGGCTTCTGGTGAAGTTGTCACTGTTAACCAAATCCACGAATCTCACCCAACTAAGGTCAAGAACTTCGGTATCTGGGTTAGATACGACTCTAGATCTGGTACTCACAACATGTACAAGGAAGTCAGAGATGTCTCCAGAGTTGCTGCTGTCGAAACCTTGTACCAAGATATGGCTGCCAGACACAGAACCAGATTCAGATCCATCCACATCTTAAAGGTTGCTGAAATCGAAAAGACTGCTGATGTTAAGAGACCATACGTCAAGCAATTCTTGACCAAGGATTTGAAATTCCCATTACCACACAGAGTCCAAAAGTCTACCAAGACTTTCTCTTACAAGAGACCTTCTACTTTCTACTAA
- the DGK1 gene encoding diacylglycerol kinase (similar to Saccharomyces cerevisiae HSD1 (YOR311C); ancestral locus Anc_8.788), translated as MKLTTDQTGNSLKKRTQKNTNDKISSISTKKSGKETIIDNRHLPVTEIHLRSHEWFSNFVTKYEIPRKFLHSSIGFITLYLYTQNINYKHVPFPLEVAFVIIFAIDLIRLNWFRFNELYCHTVGALMRKKEIHTYNGVLWYLLGLSFSFTFFSKDIALLSVFLLSWCDTAASTFGRIFGHLTPKVTKNKSLAGSAAAFIVGVIITYVLYGYFIPQYPHVNRPGEIEWSVETSHLSLFRLSLAVGFIGSLSEGIDLFNWDDNFTIPVLSAIFLKIVFITCQK; from the coding sequence ATGAAGCTTACTACTGATCAGACTGGaaattctttgaaaaagagaactcaaaaaaatacaaatgataaaatatcCTCTATTTCCACCAAAAAATCAGGAAAAGAAACTATAATAGATAATAGGCATTTGCCCGTAACCGAGATACATCTACGCTCACATGAATGGTTTAGTAATTTTGTTACAAAGTATGAAATCCCAAGAAAATTTTTGCATTCCTCAATTGGGTTTATTACATTATATCTATATACtcaaaatatcaattataaaCATGTACCCTTTCCATTAGAAGTGGCTtttgtaattatttttgCTATTGATTTGATAAGGTTGAATTGGTTCCGTTTTAATGAATTGTATTGTCATACCGTGGGAGCCTTGATGCGGAAAAAAGAGATTCATACATATAATGGTGTGTTATGGTATCTTTTGGGTTTAAGTTTCTCattcacttttttttcaaaagacATTGCATTGCTCTCAGTTTTCTTATTAAGTTGGTGTGATACTGCAGCTTCTACTTTTGGTAGAATATTCGGTCATTTAACACCAAAAGtcacaaaaaataaatcattggCAGGCTCTGCTGCAGCTTTTATCGTTGGTGTTATCATCACCTACGTATTATACGGCTATTTTATCCCTCAATATCCACACGTTAATAGACCAGGAGAAATAGAATGGTCTGTAGAAACTAGTCATCTATCATTGTTTCGATTATCCTTAGCTGTTGGATTTATTGGCTCTTTAAGTGAAGgtattgatttatttaattgggATGATAATTTTACCATCCCTGTATTGTCTGctatatttttgaagattGTCTTTATAACTtgtcaaaaataa